A genomic segment from Flavobacterium sp. 9R encodes:
- a CDS encoding DUF6607 family protein, translated as MKTKSMLILGALALSTTLSFGQNAKKKEDIKAIQAICGCYEVQFNFTETFDYPKDSASYKPSKTKHETALEWVELVENTPNKLVLQHLLITGNKEEDIVKHWRQDWLYENTDLLQFHKDLTWKYKKLDPKTVKGQWTQKVYQVDDSPRYEGSASWATVDGVTSWKNTTDAPLPRREHTQRNDYNVLKRRNIHEITPKGWIHEQDNDKLIRTEGGSDVLLAQEKGMDIYTKVPDEKCQLAQKWWAKNKDLWAKVRNEWAKVYGQNKDLNLEKKVDKKSLFSILFDLKPDASKEEVAKIINAFVIR; from the coding sequence ATGAAAACAAAATCAATGCTTATCCTAGGTGCACTTGCACTAAGTACGACTCTAAGTTTTGGACAAAATGCCAAGAAAAAAGAAGACATCAAGGCCATACAAGCGATTTGTGGTTGTTATGAAGTACAATTCAATTTTACCGAAACCTTTGACTATCCAAAAGATAGCGCTAGTTACAAACCGTCTAAAACCAAACACGAGACAGCTTTGGAATGGGTAGAATTGGTAGAAAACACGCCTAACAAATTGGTTTTGCAACACCTCCTCATTACGGGTAACAAAGAAGAAGACATTGTAAAACACTGGCGACAAGACTGGCTCTATGAAAACACCGATTTGTTGCAGTTTCACAAAGACCTCACTTGGAAATACAAAAAGTTAGACCCTAAAACCGTAAAAGGGCAATGGACACAGAAAGTGTACCAAGTAGACGACAGTCCAAGATACGAAGGCTCTGCTTCTTGGGCCACAGTAGATGGCGTGACATCTTGGAAAAATACAACCGATGCGCCTTTGCCAAGAAGAGAACACACACAACGTAACGATTACAATGTTTTGAAAAGAAGAAACATACACGAAATCACTCCAAAAGGATGGATACACGAACAAGACAACGACAAATTGATTCGTACAGAAGGAGGTTCGGATGTGCTTTTGGCACAAGAAAAAGGAATGGATATTTACACCAAAGTACCAGACGAAAAATGCCAATTGGCACAAAAATGGTGGGCAAAAAACAAAGACCTTTGGGCAAAAGTACGCAACGAATGGGCAAAAGTTTACGGGCAAAACAAAGACCTAAACTTGGAGAAAAAAGTAGATAAGAAATCATTATTCAGTATCCTATTCGATTTAAAACCCGATGCTTCAAAAGAAGAAGTAGCCAAAATCATTAACGCATTTGTAATTCGCTAA
- a CDS encoding DUF6686 family protein, translating to MCTLNILNRTNNGLLFYCTHSSLYNLSFNNLTFNFDAVEFDRFRVYLNSIDSAYWEKEYENSIYEKKIPIPTLQNNFIILLNRYELEELKILVDFSHRARLLAPEEINYKMIYN from the coding sequence ATGTGCACCCTAAACATTTTAAATAGAACTAATAACGGACTGTTATTTTATTGTACGCATAGTTCGCTGTACAATCTTTCGTTTAACAATTTGACCTTCAACTTTGATGCGGTGGAATTTGACAGATTTAGGGTGTACCTCAACTCCATAGACAGTGCATACTGGGAAAAGGAATACGAAAATTCCATTTATGAAAAGAAAATCCCCATTCCAACCCTGCAAAACAACTTCATCATTTTGCTGAATCGCTACGAATTGGAGGAACTCAAAATACTAGTCGATTTTAGTCATCGGGCTCGTTTGTTGGCCCCTGAGGAAATCAACTATAAAATGATTTACAATTAA
- a CDS encoding GNAT family N-acetyltransferase, translating to MIFKTASLADIPVIWDILQAAIAQRKEDGSTQWQDGYPNLETVTNDFVKGYSHVLVENEVVVAYAAIIFGEEPTYNDLQGEWLSHSDYVVVHRVATAPEYKGKGIATLLFEKIEALSISKNVFSIKVDTNFDNFPMLKILEKLGYTYCGEIVVRGAPRKAFEKLLK from the coding sequence ATGATTTTTAAAACAGCAAGTCTGGCGGATATTCCTGTGATTTGGGATATTTTGCAAGCAGCGATTGCCCAACGCAAAGAAGACGGTAGCACACAGTGGCAAGACGGTTATCCGAATTTGGAAACGGTGACCAATGATTTTGTTAAAGGATACTCCCACGTATTGGTCGAAAATGAGGTGGTGGTAGCTTATGCAGCCATTATTTTTGGGGAGGAACCGACCTACAACGACCTGCAAGGCGAGTGGTTGAGCCATTCGGATTATGTGGTCGTGCATCGTGTGGCTACCGCACCTGAGTACAAAGGAAAGGGAATTGCCACACTTTTGTTTGAGAAAATTGAGGCGTTGAGTATTTCTAAAAACGTGTTTAGCATCAAAGTAGATACCAATTTCGATAACTTTCCGATGTTGAAAATTCTCGAAAAATTGGGTTATACTTATTGTGGTGAGATTGTGGTTCGCGGTGCGCCACGAAAGGCCTTTGAGAAGTTGTTGAAATAG